The following are encoded together in the bacterium genome:
- a CDS encoding long-chain acyl-CoA synthetase produces MFVAAGNGSPHRVPGGRRGVNPDGGGMALAERFGGRSVAQALELRAAEDPDRTFLIYGGRRLTYGQVEERAAALAAALHELGIERGDRIALDLPNWPEFVISTFAAAKLGAVIVPLNPHYTVPELQYMLRHSEAAVVVCAENFNGTDYLQLFEGFLATLPDLQYVVTVGEEDLWYDDRIYQFEDLLSSGQGREFPAPVIDPEEDVFAILYTSGTMGKPKGVALTHRNLLHTAAQTVEAIGLGPDDVVFGVTTIFHVFGLGPGLLGTMMAGASLVLQEQFDPAGALELIERHRVTVHYGVPTVFIQELREPGLRRHDLSSLRAGIVAGAPIGDELVRRIRKELCPGLQVAYSLTETASTVSITRADDPMEKQIFTVGRPLPGTEVRIVDVDGTPLPVESLGEIAVRGPGVMRGYYRQPGETSQVIDREGFFLTGDLGMIDDEGYIHIVGRRKELIIRGGFNVYPREVEDRLQAHPAVLDVAVVGVPDEVLGEAVCACVVPVEGAIVTGEELKEWCRGALAEYKVPDKVRFLDALPLTGSGKVRRVELARMMSAAESSRRT; encoded by the coding sequence ATGTTTGTGGCGGCCGGGAACGGAAGTCCGCACCGAGTTCCGGGCGGACGGCGAGGAGTGAATCCCGACGGAGGCGGAATGGCGCTCGCGGAGCGCTTCGGTGGCCGGTCGGTGGCCCAGGCGTTGGAGCTGCGGGCCGCGGAGGATCCGGACCGCACCTTCCTGATCTACGGCGGCCGCCGGCTCACGTACGGGCAGGTGGAGGAGCGTGCCGCGGCTCTGGCGGCGGCACTGCACGAGTTGGGGATCGAACGGGGCGACCGCATCGCGCTGGACCTGCCCAACTGGCCCGAGTTCGTCATCTCGACCTTCGCGGCGGCAAAGCTGGGCGCGGTCATCGTTCCGCTGAATCCGCACTACACCGTGCCCGAGTTGCAGTACATGCTGCGCCACTCGGAAGCGGCCGTTGTAGTCTGTGCGGAGAACTTCAACGGGACGGACTACCTCCAGCTCTTCGAGGGCTTCCTCGCCACGCTCCCCGATCTGCAGTACGTGGTGACGGTGGGGGAGGAAGACCTCTGGTACGACGACCGGATCTATCAGTTCGAGGACCTGCTCTCGAGCGGGCAGGGTCGTGAGTTCCCGGCGCCGGTCATCGACCCGGAGGAAGACGTCTTCGCCATCCTCTACACCTCCGGTACGATGGGGAAGCCGAAGGGGGTGGCGCTGACGCACCGCAACCTGCTGCATACGGCCGCCCAGACCGTCGAGGCGATCGGACTCGGCCCCGATGACGTGGTGTTCGGCGTGACGACGATCTTCCACGTCTTCGGCCTGGGGCCCGGCTTGCTCGGCACGATGATGGCCGGCGCATCGCTGGTGCTCCAGGAGCAGTTCGACCCCGCAGGAGCGCTCGAGTTGATCGAGCGGCACCGCGTGACGGTCCACTACGGCGTGCCGACGGTCTTCATCCAGGAGCTGCGCGAGCCGGGGCTGCGGCGCCACGACCTGTCCTCGCTGCGGGCCGGCATCGTGGCCGGCGCGCCCATCGGGGACGAGCTGGTGCGGCGCATCCGCAAGGAGTTGTGTCCGGGGCTCCAGGTCGCGTACTCCCTGACGGAAACGGCGTCCACCGTCTCGATCACACGGGCGGACGACCCGATGGAGAAGCAGATTTTCACCGTCGGCCGGCCGCTGCCGGGAACCGAGGTCCGGATCGTGGACGTGGACGGGACGCCGTTGCCCGTCGAGAGTCTCGGCGAGATCGCGGTGCGCGGACCGGGCGTGATGCGTGGGTACTACCGGCAGCCCGGCGAGACCTCGCAGGTCATCGACCGGGAGGGCTTCTTCCTGACCGGCGACCTGGGAATGATCGACGACGAGGGGTACATCCACATCGTCGGTCGACGGAAGGAGCTGATCATCCGCGGCGGGTTCAACGTCTACCCGCGGGAGGTGGAGGACAGACTGCAGGCGCACCCCGCGGTGCTGGACGTGGCCGTGGTCGGCGTGCCGGACGAAGTGTTGGGCGAAGCGGTGTGCGCGTGCGTGGTGCCGGTCGAGGGCGCGATCGTCACCGGGGAGGAACTCAAGGAGTGGTGCCGGGGCGCGCTCGCGGAATACAAGGTCCCGGACAAAGTCCGCTTCCTCGATGCGTTGCCGCTGACGGGGAGCGGCAAGGTGAGGCGCGTCGAGCTCGCGCGCATGATGAGCGCGGCCGAGTCCAGCCGACGCACCTGA
- a CDS encoding DNA-3-methyladenine glycosylase, which translates to MSGRPALRPLPPDFYARAADEVARDLLGAVLVSTVGGALVSGRIVETEAYLGPHDPASHAAERIGRTARNAAMFGPPGIAYVYRIYGLHWCLNAVTGEEGYPAAVLIRALEPLHGIEVMRRRRRRGRAPAGNAGVRPERELTAGPARLAEALAIDGSLNGHPLQDPPLVLAAGEPVHPAEVEAAPRIGVTRAADWPLRFFIRGNPWVSR; encoded by the coding sequence TTGAGCGGGCGTCCCGCGCTCCGGCCGCTCCCGCCGGACTTCTATGCCCGCGCCGCCGACGAGGTGGCGCGCGATCTCCTGGGCGCCGTCCTGGTTTCGACCGTGGGCGGCGCCCTCGTGTCGGGGCGCATCGTCGAGACCGAGGCGTATCTCGGCCCGCACGACCCGGCGTCGCACGCCGCCGAGCGGATCGGCCGCACGGCGCGCAACGCGGCCATGTTCGGCCCGCCCGGCATCGCCTACGTCTACCGGATCTACGGGCTGCACTGGTGCCTCAACGCGGTGACCGGCGAGGAGGGGTACCCCGCGGCTGTCCTGATCCGCGCCCTCGAGCCGCTGCACGGCATCGAGGTGATGCGGCGGCGACGCCGGCGGGGGCGGGCTCCCGCTGGGAACGCTGGCGTGCGCCCGGAACGCGAGCTGACCGCCGGGCCCGCACGCCTCGCCGAGGCGCTGGCGATCGACGGGTCGCTGAACGGCCACCCGCTCCAGGATCCGCCCCTCGTGCTGGCCGCGGGCGAGCCGGTGCACCCCGCCGAGGTCGAGGCCGCGCCGCGCATTGGTGTGACGCGGGCCGCGGACTGGCCGCTGCGCTTCTTCATCCGAGGCAACCCATGGGTTTCCCGTTGA
- a CDS encoding membrane dipeptidase, giving the protein MGFPLNDSRVSPRAERLHRDALVVDLHADTPSEFFLDPSYDFGVRHEDGHVDLPRMREGGVDAEFMIAWVPAELASQPGAAGAHALRLVEAIRDVAARTPGTRLATSAAEIEAARESGDVALLIGLEGGHALENSLEMLARFHAAGVRYVTLTWNNANDWADACCSPPRHGGLTEFGREVVREMNRLGILVDVSHAADTTVEQVLEVSEAPILASHSCARALARLPRNLTDELARAIARRGGVIGVNFFPGFLDERYGARFDALMKEMEQRVDAAYAVHGDRDRARREAHAWLRSRLDALEPVPLDRLLDHVDHLVRVAGVDHVALGSDFDGVAALPAGVRDVADMPRITEGLLARGHSEEDVAKILGLNVLRLLREVTG; this is encoded by the coding sequence ATGGGTTTCCCGTTGAACGATTCTCGCGTCTCGCCGCGCGCAGAGAGACTCCACCGGGATGCACTCGTGGTGGACCTCCACGCGGACACGCCCTCCGAGTTCTTCCTCGACCCCTCGTACGACTTCGGCGTCCGGCACGAGGACGGGCACGTAGACCTGCCGCGCATGCGGGAGGGCGGCGTGGACGCGGAGTTCATGATCGCGTGGGTCCCCGCGGAGCTGGCCTCGCAGCCGGGCGCGGCCGGCGCACACGCCCTGCGGCTCGTGGAAGCCATACGCGACGTCGCCGCGCGCACGCCGGGCACGCGGCTCGCCACCAGCGCAGCGGAGATCGAGGCGGCGCGCGAGAGCGGCGATGTCGCCTTGCTGATCGGATTGGAGGGCGGACATGCGCTCGAGAACTCGCTCGAGATGCTCGCGCGCTTCCATGCCGCGGGCGTCCGCTACGTGACGCTGACCTGGAACAACGCCAACGACTGGGCGGATGCGTGCTGCTCGCCGCCGCGCCACGGCGGTCTGACCGAGTTCGGCCGCGAGGTCGTCCGGGAGATGAACCGACTCGGGATCCTGGTCGACGTCTCGCACGCCGCGGACACGACGGTCGAGCAGGTGCTCGAGGTCTCCGAAGCGCCGATCCTGGCGAGCCACTCGTGCGCACGGGCGCTGGCCCGGCTCCCCCGCAACCTGACGGACGAGCTCGCGCGGGCCATCGCGCGCCGGGGCGGCGTGATCGGCGTCAACTTCTTCCCGGGCTTCCTCGACGAGCGCTACGGCGCGCGGTTCGATGCGCTGATGAAGGAGATGGAGCAGCGTGTGGATGCCGCGTACGCCGTGCACGGCGACCGGGACCGTGCACGCCGGGAGGCCCATGCATGGCTGCGCTCCCGGCTGGACGCGCTGGAGCCGGTGCCGCTGGATCGGCTGCTGGACCACGTGGACCATCTCGTGCGGGTGGCCGGCGTGGACCACGTGGCGCTGGGCAGCGACTTCGACGGGGTGGCGGCGTTGCCGGCGGGCGTTCGGGACGTGGCGGACATGCCGCGGATCACCGAGGGCTTGCTCGCGCGGGGCCATTCGGAGGAGGACGTCGCCAAGATCCTGGGACTGAACGTGCTGCGTCTCCTGCGCGAGGTGACCGGCTGA
- a CDS encoding glycosyl transferase family 1: MRVLVTTDSAGGVWAYTEELVDALAALGHEATLVALGPEPGPVQREWLGSRPDLDFIALGAPLEWYPDPEPGLTESLDRLREVIAARRPDVVHLNQFFYGAFELGAPKLVVAHSDVVSWWRAARRRDPPDDGWHRRYRDWVRAGLSGARVVVAPSRWMAEQLAEHYGVRGVRVIHNARSAARFRFRRRSRRERMVVAAGRLWDEGKGMTDLLGAAAVLGGDVQVVLAGPETSPSGLERFPVRAPGVRWVGVLGPSDLRRLLARAAVYAATSRYEPFGLAPLEAALAGCALVLADIPTYRELWEGCGEFYPPGDAAALAAAIRGLMDAEGRRRALAEAARARAAERYSPERMARQYEALYRELAAAPAAAPRVAAHPRS, from the coding sequence ATGCGCGTACTCGTCACGACGGACAGCGCCGGCGGCGTGTGGGCGTACACGGAAGAGCTGGTGGACGCGCTGGCGGCGCTGGGACACGAGGCGACGCTCGTGGCACTTGGCCCGGAGCCCGGACCCGTACAGCGGGAGTGGCTGGGGTCTCGCCCGGATCTGGACTTCATCGCGCTAGGCGCGCCGCTGGAGTGGTACCCGGACCCGGAGCCGGGTCTGACGGAGTCGCTGGACCGCCTGCGTGAGGTGATCGCGGCGCGGCGGCCGGACGTCGTTCATCTGAACCAGTTCTTCTACGGCGCGTTCGAGCTGGGCGCGCCGAAGTTGGTCGTCGCGCACAGCGATGTGGTGAGCTGGTGGCGGGCGGCGCGCCGGCGGGATCCGCCGGACGACGGCTGGCACCGCCGGTACCGGGATTGGGTGCGTGCGGGTCTGTCCGGCGCCCGGGTGGTGGTGGCTCCCTCCCGATGGATGGCGGAGCAGCTCGCCGAGCATTACGGCGTCCGCGGCGTCCGCGTGATCCACAACGCGCGTTCCGCCGCCCGCTTCCGTTTCCGCCGCAGGTCTCGCCGCGAACGGATGGTGGTGGCGGCCGGGCGGCTCTGGGACGAAGGGAAGGGAATGACCGACCTGCTCGGCGCGGCGGCGGTGCTCGGCGGCGACGTCCAGGTGGTGCTGGCGGGGCCCGAAACCTCGCCGTCCGGCCTGGAACGGTTCCCTGTCCGGGCGCCGGGCGTCCGCTGGGTCGGCGTCCTCGGGCCGTCGGACCTGCGGCGCCTGCTGGCCCGCGCCGCGGTCTACGCCGCCACGTCCCGCTACGAGCCGTTCGGCTTGGCGCCGCTCGAGGCGGCCCTGGCCGGGTGTGCCCTCGTCCTCGCCGACATCCCGACCTACCGCGAACTCTGGGAGGGTTGCGGCGAGTTCTATCCACCCGGCGATGCCGCCGCCCTCGCCGCGGCGATCCGCGGACTCATGGACGCCGAAGGCCGGCGCCGTGCCCTCGCCGAGGCCGCACGCGCCCGCGCCGCTGAGCGCTATTCTCCCGAACGCATGGCGCGGCAGTACGAGGCGCTGTACCGCGAGCTGGCGGCAGCACCGGCGGCGGCCCCCCGCGTCGCGGCCCACCCGCGGTCCTGA
- a CDS encoding electron transfer flavoprotein subunit beta: MKIIVCVKRVPETEARIRIADDRKGIDPAGLKYIVSPYDEYALEAALRLKEAAGTGEVTALTLGDAAAAEQLRSALAMGADRAVLLKGAAGVDGLATARALAAELKDAGADLILFGMKAVDDDQQQVGPMVAELLGLPCITVAAELEVKDGQVICHREIEGGYEVVEAPLPAVVTVTKGKHEPRYPSLKGIMAAKKKPLEEKEAQVGGERVRVIELSYPPERPPGRIVGEGPEAVPELVRLLREEAKVL; the protein is encoded by the coding sequence TTGAAGATCATCGTTTGCGTGAAGCGCGTGCCCGAGACCGAGGCGCGCATCCGGATCGCGGATGACCGGAAGGGGATCGACCCGGCCGGGCTGAAGTACATCGTGAGCCCGTACGACGAGTACGCCCTCGAGGCGGCGTTGCGGCTCAAGGAGGCGGCGGGGACCGGCGAGGTCACAGCACTGACGCTGGGGGATGCCGCCGCGGCGGAGCAGTTGCGCTCCGCGCTGGCGATGGGGGCGGATCGCGCGGTGCTGTTGAAGGGGGCGGCGGGCGTGGACGGGCTCGCCACTGCCCGGGCGCTCGCCGCGGAGCTGAAGGACGCGGGCGCGGACCTGATCCTGTTCGGCATGAAGGCCGTCGACGACGACCAGCAGCAGGTGGGACCCATGGTCGCCGAGCTGCTGGGGCTGCCGTGCATCACGGTGGCGGCGGAGCTCGAGGTGAAAGACGGGCAGGTCATCTGCCACCGCGAGATCGAGGGTGGCTACGAGGTCGTGGAGGCGCCGCTGCCCGCGGTGGTCACGGTCACGAAGGGCAAGCACGAGCCGCGCTACCCGTCGCTGAAGGGGATCATGGCGGCGAAGAAGAAGCCGCTGGAGGAGAAGGAAGCGCAGGTCGGCGGCGAGCGGGTCCGCGTGATCGAGCTGAGCTATCCGCCGGAGCGGCCGCCGGGGCGCATTGTGGGTGAAGGGCCGGAAGCGGTGCCCGAGCTGGTGCGTCTCCTGAGGGAAGAAGCGAAGGTACTGTGA
- a CDS encoding electron transfer flavoprotein subunit alpha — translation MKNILAIAEQREGALRRVSQEVVSAARGLADALGAEVHALVLGPAGIADRAAELGRWGADRVRVVEHEAFGLYNPDGYAQAVAAAVGDGGYFAVLFPASAQGKDLAPRVAAKLDVPLATDATALSIENGDLVVTRPVYAGKAFARVALDGEPRLVSLRPNVFRPAESPREATVERLDAALDPSTWRVRVREVVAAAGERPDVSEAAVVVAGGRGMRGPENWGLLEALCEAIGPRCTLGASRAVVDAGWRPHSEQVGQTGKTVSPQLYIAVGISGAIQHIAGMRTAGTIVAINKDPDAPIFKIADYGIVGDALEIVPRLTDEIRKLRSED, via the coding sequence ATGAAGAACATTCTGGCGATCGCGGAGCAGCGTGAGGGGGCGCTCCGCCGGGTCTCGCAGGAGGTGGTCTCCGCCGCGCGGGGGCTGGCCGATGCGCTGGGCGCGGAGGTCCACGCTCTGGTGCTTGGGCCTGCGGGCATCGCGGACCGCGCCGCCGAGCTGGGGCGCTGGGGCGCGGACCGCGTGCGGGTGGTGGAGCACGAGGCGTTCGGGCTGTACAACCCGGACGGTTACGCGCAGGCGGTCGCGGCTGCCGTGGGGGACGGCGGCTACTTCGCCGTGCTGTTCCCGGCGAGCGCGCAGGGCAAGGACCTGGCGCCGCGGGTCGCCGCCAAACTCGACGTGCCACTCGCGACGGACGCGACCGCGCTGAGCATTGAGAACGGAGACCTGGTCGTGACGCGCCCGGTGTACGCGGGCAAAGCGTTCGCGCGTGTCGCGCTGGACGGCGAGCCGCGGCTCGTCTCGTTGCGTCCGAACGTGTTCCGTCCGGCGGAGAGCCCGCGGGAGGCCACGGTGGAGCGTCTCGATGCAGCGCTCGACCCGAGCACGTGGCGCGTGCGCGTGCGCGAGGTCGTCGCCGCCGCCGGAGAGCGGCCGGACGTGTCCGAGGCCGCCGTGGTCGTGGCCGGCGGTCGGGGCATGCGCGGCCCCGAGAACTGGGGCCTGCTCGAGGCGCTGTGCGAGGCGATCGGCCCGCGCTGCACGTTGGGCGCATCGCGCGCGGTGGTGGACGCGGGCTGGCGGCCCCACTCGGAGCAGGTCGGTCAGACGGGCAAGACGGTCTCACCGCAGCTCTACATCGCGGTGGGCATCAGCGGGGCGATCCAGCACATCGCAGGCATGCGCACGGCCGGCACGATCGTCGCCATCAACAAGGACCCGGATGCACCGATCTTCAAGATCGCCGACTACGGGATCGTGGGCGACGCGCTCGAGATCGTGCCCCGCCTGACGGACGAGATCCGGAAGTTGCGCAGCGAAGATTGA
- a CDS encoding molybdenum cofactor guanylyltransferase: MDRQRLGPYHARVAHRRRGGIPDRGACCGQGRPRVLAACYGAPAVNALPPFGAILAGGRNVRYGGPKALAAVGGVRIIDRVIRALRAVTPDIVLITNDPDVFAPVGLAMRADARPGLGALGGIHTALLWAREASRPGVLAVACDMPFLGPRLLARLVEGAARGADVVVPESDGPRGVEPLCAYYSTRCIAAIERRIERGDVHVIGFYDDVVVERIPLDDVRTYGDPQVLFLNVNTPEERERAEALARG, translated from the coding sequence GTGGATCGCCAGCGGCTCGGTCCCTACCACGCTCGCGTTGCGCATCGCCGCCGCGGCGGGATTCCCGATCGTGGCGCGTGCTGCGGACAGGGACGCCCACGTGTACTGGCCGCCTGCTACGGAGCCCCGGCCGTGAACGCGCTGCCGCCGTTCGGCGCGATCCTCGCCGGCGGGCGCAACGTGCGCTACGGCGGCCCCAAGGCGCTGGCGGCGGTGGGCGGGGTCCGAATCATCGACCGCGTCATCCGCGCGCTGCGGGCCGTAACGCCGGACATCGTCCTGATCACGAACGATCCGGACGTGTTCGCACCGGTCGGCCTGGCGATGCGGGCCGACGCGCGGCCGGGGCTCGGCGCGCTCGGCGGCATCCACACCGCCCTGCTCTGGGCCCGGGAGGCGAGCCGGCCCGGCGTCCTCGCCGTCGCGTGCGACATGCCGTTCCTCGGTCCACGGCTGCTCGCCCGGCTCGTCGAGGGCGCGGCGCGGGGCGCGGATGTCGTCGTCCCCGAGAGCGACGGGCCGCGCGGCGTCGAACCGCTGTGCGCGTATTACTCCACGCGCTGCATCGCCGCGATCGAACGGCGGATCGAGCGTGGCGACGTCCACGTGATCGGGTTCTACGACGACGTCGTGGTCGAGCGTATCCCGCTCGACGACGTCCGCACGTACGGTGACCCGCAGGTGCTGTTCCTCAACGTGAACACGCCTGAGGAACGCGAGCGGGCGGAGGCGCTCGCCCGTGGGTGA